A window of Xyrauchen texanus isolate HMW12.3.18 chromosome 10, RBS_HiC_50CHRs, whole genome shotgun sequence contains these coding sequences:
- the LOC127650577 gene encoding gonadotropin-releasing hormone II receptor-like produces MSGNLSLFSVSPTIIWDNSSLLITSPPRFPPNWEAPTFTVAARFRVVATMVLFIFAAISNLSVLISVTRGRGRRLASHLRPLIASLASADLVMTFVVMPLDAIWNVTVQWYAGDAMCKLLCFLKLFAMHSAAFILVVVSLDRHHAILHPLEALDAGRRNRRMLLAAWILSILLASPQLFIFRTIKAKGVDFVQCVTHGSFQQRWQETAYNMFHFVTLYVFPLLVMSFCYTRILVEINRQMPRGKGKGGEPCLRRSGTDIIPKARMKTLKMTIIIVASFVVCWTPYYLLGIWYWFQPHMLQVMPEYVHHALFIFGNLNTCCDPVIYGFFTPSFRTDIISCFCRKNHNSSPQSLDRLSARRGGASGEAESDLGSGDQPSGQQA; encoded by the exons ATGTCAGGAAACTTGTCTCTCTTTTCAGTAAGTCCCACAATCATTTGGGACAACTCCTCTCTGTTAATCACCTCCCCTCCTCGCTTCCCACCTAACTGGGAGGCACCCACATTCACTGTAGCTGCTCGCTTCCGTGTGGTGGCCACCATGGTGCTCTTTATCTTCGCTGCTATCAGCAACCTCTCAGTACTGATCAGTGTCACCAGGGGACGTGGACGCCGCCTAGCATCCCACCTGCGGCCTCTCATCGCCAGCCTGGCCTCTGCTGACCTGGTCATGACTTTTGTGGTTATGCCACTTGATGCTATTTGGAATGTCACAGTGCAGTGGTATGCCGGTGATGCCATGTGCAAGCTGCTCTGCTTCCTCAAGCTCTTTGCCATGCACTCCGCTGCATTTATCCTAGTGGTGGTCAGTCTGGACAGGCACCATGCCATTCTGCACCCGCTGGAAGCTCTAGATGCTGGACGCAGGAACAGGAGGATGCTGCTGGCTGCTTGGATCCTCAGCATACTGCTTGCTTCTCCACAG ttgTTTATTTTCAGGACAATTAAAGCTAAAGGAGTAGACTTTGTGCAGTGTGTTACACATGGAAGCTTCCAGCAGCGATGGCAGGAAACAGCCTACAACATGTTCCACTTTGTCACCCTCTATGTGTTCCCTCTGCTTGTCATGAGTTTCTGCTATACTCGAATCCTAGTGGAAATCAACCGCCAGATGCCACGTGGTAAAGGAAAAG GTGGGGAACCTTGTCTGAGACGCAGTGGAACTGACATAATCCCAAAAGCACGTATGAAGACCCTAAAAATGACCATCATTATTGTGGCATCCTTTGTAGTGTGCTggacgccatactacctgctcggCATCTGGTACTGGTTCCAGCCTCATATGCTACAGGTGATGCCAGAATACGTCCACCATGCCCTCTTTATCTTTGGCAACCTTAACACATGCTGCGATCCGGTCATCTATGGTTTCTTCACGCCCTCGTTCCGAACAGACATAATCAGCTGTTTTTGTAGAAAGAATCATAATTCTTCTCCTCAATCATTGGACCGACTCTCTGCACGGAGAGGGGGAGCAAGTGGAGAAGCCGAGTCAGACCTCGGAAGTGGTGACCAGCCCAGTGGACAACAAGCATAG